CAGGCCGGCCCGCTCCTGTCGGGACTGCGGCGCGGCACGGTCGGGCACGTGATCGCCGACGGGGCGTACGACAGCGACGAGTTGCGTGAGCAGGTGCGACAACTGCGGGCCCGGTGCTGCATCAAGCCGAACCCGACACGCAAGCGGAAGCGACGCTACGACCGGACGCGGTACAAGCACCGAAACGTCATCGAGCGATTCTTCTGCCGCATCCGCCGCTGCCGGCGCGTGGCCACGCGGTACGAGAAGAAGGCCGCCAACTTCGCCGGCTTCGTCTACCTCGCAGCCTTCATCACCGCGGAGGAATGAATGTCCGTACCACCTAAAGCGTGTTATGCACTTTCCAGCTCAGAAACTGGCTTGGGTGCCACGGTTTGGTACTCCAAGCCGTGTCTGCGTGTACCGGCACGGCTTGGAGTACCAAACCGTGGCACCCAGCGTCGTCACGCCTGCGTTACTGGCCCCCAAAGTGCATAACACGCT
This genomic window from Tepidisphaeraceae bacterium contains:
- a CDS encoding IS5 family transposase, with product MGAHRPRDRRPRPGRGAARRHDGQGPPGRLDRAAATRRKKEDADARRCLGRGRGGLSTKLHAAVDGRGRLLRLVLTPGHRGDCPQAGPLLSGLRRGTVGHVIADGAYDSDELREQVRQLRARCCIKPNPTRKRKRRYDRTRYKHRNVIERFFCRIRRCRRVATRYEKKAANFAGFVYLAAFITAEE